Sequence from the Tripterygium wilfordii isolate XIE 37 chromosome 10, ASM1340144v1, whole genome shotgun sequence genome:
GTTTGAATTCCATAATCTGTTTATAGTGTTTTTGCTGAGtcatattttaaaaatgatTATTATTATAGTGAAAGGAACCAAATGACACAGCTTAAGAATGCATTATATGGTTAAGGCTCCGACTCTCTCCAAGCATGTGTTTGGCTACCTAACATCTTGTATATGACCAACTCTATCTGCAACTTGTCTGGGaatagtgtaattaattaaagcTAAGTATATATTAGTTCATATATCTAAGGCTTGGAAGGATTTTATGAATCTTACTAGTACCACAacttggcattttttttttaactttaattGTAATTTAATTAGTAGATGCATTGTTTTCAAGGCATATCATGTGCACCCTTACTATAAAACACTATTGTCCAGTCGTATCTGGTAATTGTATTGAATTCTTTATGGTAGATATGGACAAAGCAAGACACGACGAAAAGAAACGACACAGGCCCCCTTCTTTTCTTATGGCACATCAAGCATATATACTTCTTGCTACTCTAAATTACTTCCCAAACAAAACCTAGGCATAATATACCGTCTCTGTCTGACAGAACCACAAAAGAAACTTTAACCAAAATAGCATAACTACAATTTACATTAAACTTGGACCTAAACACTACTAccaaggaaacaaaataaaatggattAGGTAGAATTACCACGTCTCTTGGTTTATATTATTCGTGACAATTTGCTTGCTTCTTCTAAAGTCTAGACACTCACTTTAATACACATCCACCGACACAACATCACTTCCCCCCACAAATCTCCATTCCCATACTTGTCTTGTCTGTGCACTCAACAACTGGATTTTTTGCCTTGCTGTTTGATATTGACATCCGAAGGCGTTGTGGTCAATACAACTGGACTTTGCATTACTCTTAGATATTGACATCCGAGGGGTTTTGCCGTTTTGGTATCATGATTTCATAGAAAGCTTAAGCCCCTCCACGAAGCTCACGTGCCTCAGGAGTTGGGAGCCAGATTGACTCGCGAGTCTACCATAAGTTACGTATCAATACCAAGTTTACCGCATATTGCTGGTCTTGAATTCGGAGCCCTAGTTGACTTTAACCTTATCTTCGGTCAAAATCAATTTAATAATAGTCCGCGTAGCATAAGATCAATTGTGCCCCCAGCAACAGCCTCAAACTTCACACTGGCTGATTCTGTGTTCCTGAGAAATGGAAAATTCATgggctttttctttgtttgctatTCTCTTGTTTGCTGTGGGTTCAGAGGGGCAATTGGCACCAAGTGAGACTCGAATTCTGTTCCAAGTTCAAAAGCTTCTCGAGTATCCACAACTTCTTCAAGGATGGACAAACTGGACAAACTTCTGCTACCTCCCATTCTCACCTTCTCTCAACATTATCTGCTCAAATAATCGAGTGATTCAGTTAAAAATAGTTGGAAACAAGACCTCTCCTGCATCTCAAACCCacaaaccaaaattttcaatttcaaatcaaactTTGTCTGACAAGTTTGATATTGATGCATTCTTCACTGTCCTAACAAAACTTTCAAGATTGAAAGTATTGTCCTTGGTGTCATTAGGATTGTGGGGTGCGTTACCTGCAAAGATCAATAGATTTGAGTCCCTTCAACTGCTCAACATAAGCTCAAACTTCATTCATGGGGAGATTCCATATGAGATCACAACCATGACGACTCTCACAAGTCTTGTTCTAGCAGATAATTTGTTGAATGGGAGTGTACCTGACCTTAAAGGATTGTCAATTCTTCAAGACTTGAATCTGGGTTTCAACCATCTTGGACCTGAATTTCCTTCAATGACCACTAACGTTGTAAGTATTACATTGAACGACAACTCCTTTAGATCTGAAATTCCTTTGTCACTCAAAAACTTCAAGCAGCTTCAACAACTAGATATCTCTGCAAATAATCTTATTGGACCAATTCCATCTTTCCTCTTCTCTTTGCCATCACTTGTGTTCCTTAATGTGGCTCAGAACCAATTCAGTGGGGCACTCTCCATGAACCTAACTTGCAATGCTGAGCTTGAATTTGTAGACATCTCCCATAACCTTTTGATAGGGAAATTGCCTTCCTGTATTGGATCAAAGTTTTCGAATCGGACAGTCGTTAGCACTTGGAACTGTCTGTCCATTGCAAATTCAAAGTATCAGCATCCATACTCAGTTTGTCACAAAGAAGCATTGGCTGTGAAGCCTCCAATCAAAACTGATATGAAGCGACAATCTAAAGTCAAACTAGGCCTCCTAATTGGTATCATTGGAGCTGTTGTGGTCATAGCAGGTGTTGTTGGGTTCTTGATTCTGGTCTTTATTAGAAGATCACATAGAACAAATGGTGATGAGTACAAAGTTGAGAGATTTATTCCTCAAACACCTGTTAGCAGCTTCCCAAAGTCCATGATCATCAATTCCAGTAAGTAACATCATCTctgtgtcattttttttaacagaaaCCAAATGACACAAGTATATTAACCATGCCACAATTGATATTCTGCAGGGCGTGTGCCTCAGACAATGAGGTCGGCGGCAATTGGTCTGCCACCCTATCGAGTTTTCACACTGGAAGAGATGGAACAAGCAACAAACAATTTTGACCCATCAAATTTCTTGGGCGAAGAGTATCAGGGACAGGTAAATCAGTTGTTTGAAATgttcaattaaataatttagttTATGAAGAAATCATTGTAAACTCCCTAAATCATTTTCACTAATTATTGTTACAGCTTTATAAAGGTTCACTGAGAGATGGCTCTATAGTTCTTGTGAAATACCTGAAACTAAAGCAGAGAAATCTCCATCAAAGTCTAATGCAGCAGATGGAAGTATTATCAAAGCTAAGGCATCAACATTTGGTCAGTGTTCTTGGACACTGCCTGGTGACTTACCAGGAGCACCCAAATTCTGGTGGCAATACTATCTTTGTTGTTCATGAACATATCTCCAACGGATCACTAAGGGATTATCTAACCGGTATGCACTGGCACTTCTCACATTGTGAAGTTAGCTTGTTTAGAGTCTTTAGACCCATGAGAGCTGCAGTTTTGAGATtactgtttgtttatttgttttggcAGAtggaagaaagaaggagatattGAAATGGCCACAAAGAATGGGAATTATCATTGGTGCTGTAAGAGGAATTCAGTTCTTGCACACAGGAGTTTCATCTGGTATTTTTGGAAATAATTTGAAGCTTGACAACATTTTGTTGGATGAGACACTCACTGCAAAACTTAGCAACTACAATATTCCCTTGCCCTCCAAGGTAAAATCTCCTATTTTCATATCAAGCACATTAATTATGTAAAATCCATAAAGCTTTTGACAAATCCTTCTAGGTTGGCTCGGAAAGTCCCCTACATGGACGGGAGATCTCCAATCATCCAAGCAGGTATTCATTCACTCTCTCTTTGGTTTTTGATGAGTAAATATCACGTTTAGTCATTGAGAAATAGACCCttttaccaaaagaaaaaaaaagaagctatatTTTGATCACCTAAAGTATGAAAAGTGTCACCAATGTTATAGGTTTAATCACCCAAAGTGATCATTTCTAACACATGTTCCCCTGTCCGAGAGAGCTAACATTAAGGCTTTGATGCAGCCCCAGGAGAGCAGAGAAGGAAGACGTTTATCAGCTAGGCATTATCCTGCTTGAAGTGATAACAGGAGAACCAGTGAACTCCCCCAGACAGTTGGATGAAGTGAAGCTTCAGGTATTTTTATACAGTTTCTTAACTTCAAAGTTCTGGTAGTCATTATCATAATGCTACTGCTACTGACATTGCTTTTTATGAGTTTGTTTACTTAACAGCTGCAAAAGGCCTTAGTAGAAGCACCTTCGAAGTTACGTGGAGTCGTAGATTCATCAATGAAGGGAACCTTTGCCTATGAATCCCTAAGAACAACTGTTGACATTGCTATCAACTGTCTCTCCAAGGAACCCGGCCTTCGCCCTTCGATTGAAGACATCCTTTGGAACCTTCAATACTCATTTCAAGTTCAGGAAGGATGGACAAGCAGTGGAAACCTTAGTACACAAATGTAACCATTAAACTTTCTTGATTAAAAACTCAATTTCCCTTACAAATTAAGTACCTCGCTTAAATGTTCATTTCTAGTATATTTTTACAAAATACATATagatgattgatgattgatgattgatttcatgtttcatttatttttgttggttATTGTACAACTCGTTCATTCTCAGAACTACAGTATCTTGATTCGGGTTAGTATATGGTCATGAACAAGTTAAGTAACGCATTTCAGGTTTTCCTTACTTGTTCATCACTAATATAGTACAGAATTAATGATGTTTCTATCAATCACTGCTAACTTACAAACAAACTAGTTAATTTGTTCGTAAATGACATAACTAAGTGTTGGATGAATTGCATGCATAAACAAGTGTAATAATAGTAACAGAAGTAGTAACAGTCACACAAGTGATAACAGTAACACACGTAACACTTATAATGGCATAGAAATCAATTGCTTGAATCAAAATACCAAACCGAAATGTTGATGCAACTGGACAGAAGGAGCAAGGTACGCGTTCGTGAATTTCCTTAAAGAGAATTTGTCCCAGCCACAAGTGCCTATGCTCTTTGACAacctcttcccaagatacaacgctccacacCACACGGGTAAGTGGCACAGCAATACCGGTGGACTAGACAAACCAACTTGAAGAGCACTCTCAGACAGAACAGACAGAACAGATAGACGGACAGAAATAGCAGAAGGAAGGAGAATGTGGTGTTGTATTGTAACTTAGACCACCTGCTAAtcactccttatataggagaagCAGTAACCATAAGTGGCGAAAATCAATGATCCTCCACTGATTTCGCGCACCAGACTCCACTTGACCAGGTAATGGCGCACTAGACTCATCAGCCACTTGATACTTGACCAGGTAATGGCTCACTAGACTCATCAGCCACTTGACCTGGTAATGGCCAACAGATATTGCAGGCCTGACTAGGAAAAAAATCACCTGTTCCACATTCAATTTATCTGGATTAATggatcaaaaaataataaactttGTGCAAAAATATAAGAGACTATTGGGCCCTTTGAAGCCCAAGTCCACGCCCGTCTCGGCCTGCCCCTCACCTAAACATATTGGAGAGTCTCTCTCTCCTataaaagcttgggtgcccttgggtgCAAAGCTTTACTTCAACACTTGAGCTTATAAACACCACACTCACATTGAAATTCTCCAATGTGAGATTCTCAttcacacacttattgcactttgtTTTTCATGATTAACATGGCTATTTTGGAGTCAATTTCCATTAAACctaaaaatggttttggaccAAATTAAACTTGAAACTCTTCTCTTCATATTGAAGATTAAAGACTCATAATTATTATTCAATGACTCTCATTAATTAGTCATTAAATTTAGGTCAAACTATGGTTGACCACCATTTTCAACACTAAGAAGTTAATCAATATAATTAAGAGCACAATCAGAGGTTGTAATTTTCTTAACAAACAAACTTGAATAAGATTTTTAGAGCTCGATGATAAAAGCTTGGCTCAGCTCGAGTTAGATAATTTCTTAACATATGAACATGAAAATGGCAGAACTCGGCTCATTTGCACCCCTAGTCAGGAATCCAGGAATGTTGGGGTTGATTGAGAAACTAACATCTCTTTCCAGGAGACAAACTAGTACATCCTAGGAAGTTGAGCAAAACTgtcaagagaaagaaagaagctaTACTAGCAATTCGATGTCGTTCTTGGATTCCTAACTAGGGGTAGTATTAAGAAACTTTAGAGCATTCACAATGGATGCTTGATAACTTGCTTTTTTGTACTTGAAACACTAGTTTCAAGTTCGTAATGCCTGCAATGGGTACAAATATACACTTGAAACCAACTCTAAATTTAGTGGGCTCTTGACATATTAAAAGCCTATTAGGAGTCAAATTTTggacccacacacacacaaaccaaTAAAATTTCGTCATGTGTACtcaagagaaatgaagagatgcAAGAAAGAGGGAAAATAGTTGATAATTGGTGTCATAGAGTATTTGAAAATATTATACCATTGTATCACATACACTTGATATTAGTTTTTAACACTAATATCAATACATATCAAGTACGACATTTTTGAAtatcattggagttgctcttaacATCTCTTTATGGGGGGCAGTGTCCTCGAAGTCCCAGATTGGGCCTTATTTAGTTGGACGACACAGTGGGCTTCGCTCGCTCACTAACCTCAAGCCGATTTTTTTAGCATCGACCCAGAAAGATTGAAAGGATTAGCCacgaagaaagagaaaatgttGCTACTCAACATCCTCTCTCCCCGGCTCGCTGTCCCAAACCATCTCCACTCTAACAAATCCTCTGCAAAACCTCCTTTTGATTCCAAAATCCAGCACTTATCCTTCTGCACCAAAATCAACAAACTTTCTGTCAAGTGTTGCCATTCCGAGTACTACGACCAACAGCAGCAGTTCTCCTCCACCTTGCTCGCCCCTTCACCCGAGGCTTCCCGTCCACAACCGCCCTCAGGAGGTACTTCgtgtttttctttccttttcagtaaaattagttgttttatttgctAGATGAGATGGGTTAatggtttttttctctctatattgTTTCGTAATggagttttgtttttcttataaacTCGTAGTGGGCGGGATGCCGTCTAAGGTTTTTGTGGGTCACTCCATATACAAAGGGAAGGCTGCTCTTACTGTAGAGCCAAAGGCGCTTGAGTTCCTGGCTTTAGATGTATGTTTGATTGAAGTTTTTTCTGTTCATTTTAGGAACGATGTTATTCAGTTTGAGCGTCTGATTTTTGGTAACTGAGTTTTTTAGGGCCTGGATTGTTactgttgtttttgttttatcttGGACTCTTTTGCAGTCAGGTGTATTTAAGCTAGCTGGAGATGGTTATGTACTCCTACAGTTCGCTCCAGCAGCAGGTGTTCCAACATATGATTGGGGCAGAAAGCAGGTAACTTATGCTTCCCCGGTTGTGGATAGCTTGGAGAGTTCAAATACTTTCGTGGTTTAATAGAAAATCTGATTACTGTGCCGATCATTTAGATCGTGTTGCAATTTGCAAAACAGTCaatgtgcaatttgaagacttAAAAGAGACCTTGGCCACtgaattttgttgttgttctgtTTGCCAGGTAGATAACATAGCACTCATTCAAGATTTTCAAATGAATAAGAATTTATGCTCTCAAATGACATTACTTTACAGGTTTTAACAAAGCAATATATGGGTGAAATAGTTTGAATTTGTATTTGCTTGGTTTAGGAACAGAGCACTGGTAGAACTTTGGAGGCCTGTTATGTGATGTTATGAAATGTCAATGATTTTTACAATTGACTAATCGTTTTATGATGGCCGTCACACATGATTGAATTGAGTAGCGAAATCTGTGGCAGAAATTTTGGTTTCATGGTTGAAATTTATGCCAAAAGATGTGAAATCTTCATCTTTATCGCCTCGTTCTGACTGCGGAATTTTGCAGTCAACTCtatccttttatttttgttcaatGTGTTAAAATGTGAAACCTTCATCTTTATCGCTTGGTTCTGACTGCTGAATTTTGCGGTCAACTCtatccttttatttttgttcaatGTATTAAAAAGTGAAATGTCTGTCTGGTGAAccacattttttttctattttggcTGCTGATACTTGTTTGAGCTTGAA
This genomic interval carries:
- the LOC120007193 gene encoding probable LRR receptor-like serine/threonine-protein kinase At1g14390; translation: MENSWAFSLFAILLFAVGSEGQLAPSETRILFQVQKLLEYPQLLQGWTNWTNFCYLPFSPSLNIICSNNRVIQLKIVGNKTSPASQTHKPKFSISNQTLSDKFDIDAFFTVLTKLSRLKVLSLVSLGLWGALPAKINRFESLQLLNISSNFIHGEIPYEITTMTTLTSLVLADNLLNGSVPDLKGLSILQDLNLGFNHLGPEFPSMTTNVVSITLNDNSFRSEIPLSLKNFKQLQQLDISANNLIGPIPSFLFSLPSLVFLNVAQNQFSGALSMNLTCNAELEFVDISHNLLIGKLPSCIGSKFSNRTVVSTWNCLSIANSKYQHPYSVCHKEALAVKPPIKTDMKRQSKVKLGLLIGIIGAVVVIAGVVGFLILVFIRRSHRTNGDEYKVERFIPQTPVSSFPKSMIINSRRVPQTMRSAAIGLPPYRVFTLEEMEQATNNFDPSNFLGEEYQGQLYKGSLRDGSIVLVKYLKLKQRNLHQSLMQQMEVLSKLRHQHLVSVLGHCLVTYQEHPNSGGNTIFVVHEHISNGSLRDYLTDGRKKEILKWPQRMGIIIGAVRGIQFLHTGVSSGIFGNNLKLDNILLDETLTAKLSNYNIPLPSKVGSESPLHGREISNHPSSPRRAEKEDVYQLGIILLEVITGEPVNSPRQLDEVKLQLQKALVEAPSKLRGVVDSSMKGTFAYESLRTTVDIAINCLSKEPGLRPSIEDILWNLQYSFQVQEGWTSSGNLSTQM
- the LOC120006941 gene encoding single-stranded DNA-binding protein WHY1, chloroplastic-like, encoding MLLLNILSPRLAVPNHLHSNKSSAKPPFDSKIQHLSFCTKINKLSVKCCHSEYYDQQQQFSSTLLAPSPEASRPQPPSGVGGMPSKVFVGHSIYKGKAALTVEPKALEFLALDSGVFKLAGDGYVLLQFAPAAGVPTYDWGRKQIFSLSVTEIGTLIALGARESCEFFHDPNNGKSEEGKVRKVLKVEPLPDGSGHFFNLITFVIALWHVHVQNKLLNLDENIYIPVTRAEFAVLISAFNFILPYIMGWHAFASSIKLDDSNHVNNSNPRYGGDHEWSR